The following coding sequences lie in one Rutidosis leptorrhynchoides isolate AG116_Rl617_1_P2 chromosome 4, CSIRO_AGI_Rlap_v1, whole genome shotgun sequence genomic window:
- the LOC139842194 gene encoding receptor-like protein kinase HERK 1, with protein sequence MTSTIREFAHLQIPLEDILKVTNNFDDRNIIGKGDFGKVYKGQLLLSGKSVKIAARRLDRKYQQGVIEFWTEISVLSILRHENLVFVIGFCDEKNEKIIIKQRCAKGSLLMHINKERLTWIQRLKICVGVSRALSYIHNEVGRSYSVVHRNINSSTILLDNKFVPRLSGFEYSVKYPVYKKEELLLLGAIGTTGYIDPAIPKTGGVNYKSDIYSFGVVLWEILCGRMLLFQMWKRMVPKSRTSFSEVAYSCLKDERVHRPDMNSILLELENALELQLPHEQLVRSLFSLF encoded by the exons ATGACATCTACAATCAGGGAATTTGCTCACTTACAAATCCCACTTGAAGACATACTAAAGGTCACCAACAACTTTGATGATAGAAATATCATCGGAAAAGGTGATTTCGGAAAAGTGTACAAGGGACAGCTGTTGTTGTCCGGGAAGTCCGTGAAAATTGCCGCTAGAAGATTAGATCGTAAGTACCAACAAGGAGTCATTGAGTTCTGGACAGAGATCTCCGTGCTTTCGATTCTCAGGCATGAAAATCTTGTATTTGTTATCGGGTTTTGTGATGAAAAGAATGAGAAGATCATTATAAAGCAACGTTGTGCAAAGGGAAGTCTCTTGATGCATATAAACAAAGAGAGGCTCACATGGATCCAAAGATTGAAGATTTGTGTTGGTGTTTCACGCGCATTAAGTTACATCCATAATGAGGTTGGACGTAGTTACTCTGTTGTACACCGTAACATTAACAGCTCCACCATATTATTGGATAATAAATTTGTGCCTAGGTTATCGGGTTTCGAATACTCTGTCAAATATCCAGTATATAAAAAGGAGGAGCTTCTGCTTTTAGGAGCTATCGGCACAACGGGGTATATCGACCCAGCAATTCCAAAGACTGGGGGTGTAAACTACAAGTCAGACATCTACTCATTTGGCGTTGTTTTATGGGAGATATTATGCGGGAGGATGCTTTTATTCCAAATGTGGAAGCGG ATGGTCCCAAAATCACGAACCAGCTTCTCAGAAGTTGCATATTCCTGTTTAAAGGATGAGCGTGTACACCGTCCAGATATGAATAGTATTCTTCTTGAACTTGAGAATGCATTGGAACTTCAGCTGCCACATGAACAGTTGGTAAGATCCCTCTTCTCATTGTTTTAA